In the Pseudomonas orientalis genome, one interval contains:
- a CDS encoding glutathione S-transferase family protein: protein MYKVYGDYKSGNCYKVKLMLNLLGIAYQWIDIDILKGDTQTPEFLAKNPNGKIPVLELEDGTCLWESNAILNFLADGSDFLPSEPRLRTQVLQWQFFEQYSHEPYIAVARFIQFYLNLPQDRLEEYKTTHKGGYKALRVMERQLQATPYLVGERYSIADIALYAYTHVAHEGGFDLAPYPAVQAWLQRVASHPRHVPMLA, encoded by the coding sequence ATGTACAAGGTTTATGGCGATTACAAATCGGGCAACTGCTACAAGGTGAAATTGATGCTCAACCTGTTGGGCATTGCGTATCAATGGATTGATATCGATATTCTCAAGGGCGACACCCAGACCCCTGAGTTCCTGGCCAAGAACCCCAACGGCAAGATCCCGGTGCTGGAACTTGAAGATGGCACCTGCCTGTGGGAGTCTAATGCGATCCTCAACTTTCTCGCCGATGGCAGCGACTTCTTGCCGAGCGAGCCGCGTTTGCGCACACAAGTGTTGCAGTGGCAGTTTTTCGAGCAATACAGCCACGAGCCTTATATTGCCGTGGCGCGGTTCATTCAGTTCTACCTGAACCTGCCGCAGGATCGCCTGGAGGAATACAAGACGACCCACAAGGGCGGCTACAAGGCGTTGAGGGTGATGGAGCGCCAGCTGCAAGCCACGCCGTATCTGGTGGGCGAGCGCTATTCGATTGCCGATATCGCATTGTATGCCTACACCCATGTGGCCCATGAAGGCGGCTTTGATCTGGCGCCGTATCCGGCGGTGCAGGCGTGGCTGCAGCGGGTAGCCAGTCATCCTCGGCATGTCCCGATGCTGGCCTGA
- a CDS encoding NCS2 family permease has product MDSRKTEAPILDLSPPQHGWLERLFKLRLHGTTVKTELIAGLTTFITMAYIIFVNPNIMADAGIDHGAAFVATCIAAALGCLLMGLYANWPVGLAPGMGLNAFFTYTVVGTMGYHWETALGAVFISGVLFMILTLSRIREWLLNSIPVSLRHAMGAGVGLFLGVIGLKTAGIIVDSPATLIRLGSLHEPAPLLAAVCFLLIAILSYHRVFGAILISIIAVTLAGWGLGLVHYNGILSTPPSLAPTWMAMDVMGVFNVSMISVVFAFLFVHMFDTAGTLMGVAQRAGLVNADGKIDNLSRALKADSASSVFGAMVGVPPVTSYVESAAGVAAGGRTGLTAVTVGVLFVAAMFFAPLASMIPAYATAGALIYVAMLMMASMAHINWDEATDSIPAIVTAIMMPLTFSVADGIALGFITYVALKAGTGKYREISVSLWVLCAIFIAKFVFL; this is encoded by the coding sequence GTGGATAGCCGCAAAACCGAAGCCCCTATTCTGGACCTCAGCCCGCCGCAGCACGGCTGGCTCGAACGCCTGTTCAAACTGCGCTTGCATGGCACCACAGTGAAGACCGAACTGATCGCCGGCCTCACCACCTTCATCACCATGGCCTACATCATCTTCGTCAACCCCAACATCATGGCCGATGCGGGTATCGATCACGGCGCGGCGTTTGTCGCCACCTGCATCGCCGCCGCGCTGGGCTGCCTGTTGATGGGCCTGTACGCCAACTGGCCGGTGGGCCTGGCGCCAGGCATGGGCCTGAACGCGTTTTTCACCTACACCGTGGTCGGCACCATGGGCTACCACTGGGAGACCGCCCTCGGCGCGGTGTTTATCTCGGGCGTGCTGTTCATGATCCTGACCCTGTCGCGTATCCGCGAATGGCTGCTCAACAGCATTCCCGTCAGCCTGCGTCATGCCATGGGCGCCGGGGTGGGCCTGTTCCTCGGCGTGATTGGTCTGAAAACCGCCGGGATCATCGTCGACAGCCCGGCCACACTGATCAGGCTTGGCTCGCTGCACGAACCCGCGCCATTGCTGGCGGCGGTGTGTTTCCTGCTGATCGCCATTCTCAGCTATCACCGCGTGTTCGGTGCGATCCTGATCAGCATCATCGCCGTCACTCTGGCTGGCTGGGGCCTGGGCCTGGTGCATTACAACGGCATTCTCTCCACCCCACCGAGCCTGGCGCCGACCTGGATGGCCATGGACGTGATGGGTGTGTTCAATGTGAGCATGATAAGCGTGGTATTCGCCTTTCTTTTTGTACACATGTTCGACACGGCGGGTACACTGATGGGCGTTGCGCAACGGGCGGGCCTGGTCAACGCCGACGGCAAGATCGACAATCTGTCCCGCGCGCTGAAGGCCGACAGTGCTTCCAGTGTATTCGGTGCCATGGTCGGCGTGCCGCCCGTGACCAGCTACGTGGAAAGCGCCGCCGGTGTGGCAGCTGGTGGTCGTACCGGGCTGACCGCGGTAACGGTGGGCGTGCTGTTCGTGGCGGCGATGTTCTTCGCGCCGCTGGCCAGCATGATTCCCGCCTACGCCACCGCCGGTGCGTTGATCTATGTGGCGATGTTGATGATGGCCAGCATGGCGCATATCAACTGGGACGAAGCCACCGACAGCATTCCGGCGATCGTCACCGCGATCATGATGCCGCTGACGTTTTCGGTCGCCGACGGTATCGCCCTGGGCTTCATCACGTATGTGGCACTCAAGGCCGGCACCGGCAAGTACCGCGAGATTTCCGTCAGCCTATGGGTGCTGTGCGCGATCTTTATCGCCAAGTTTGTATTTTTGTAA
- a CDS encoding glutathione S-transferase N-terminal domain-containing protein: MFVKALRVGLGQIIIAGDFLTRPRKKQRPAEQQAQVNAAARDLTLYQFHACPFCVKTRRTLHRLNVPVALKDAKNNAQDRQTLLEQGGKIKVPCLRIEENGQTTWMYDSKVIIDYLDKRFAAI; encoded by the coding sequence ATGTTCGTCAAAGCACTTCGAGTCGGCCTCGGCCAGATCATCATCGCCGGCGACTTCCTGACCCGTCCGCGCAAAAAGCAGCGCCCTGCCGAACAACAGGCGCAGGTGAACGCAGCGGCCAGGGACCTGACCCTGTATCAGTTCCACGCCTGCCCGTTCTGCGTGAAGACACGTCGTACCCTGCACCGCCTGAATGTGCCGGTAGCGCTCAAGGACGCGAAGAACAACGCACAGGATCGCCAGACCCTGTTGGAACAAGGCGGCAAGATCAAGGTGCCGTGCCTGCGTATCGAAGAAAACGGCCAGACCACCTGGATGTATGACTCCAAGGTGATCATCGATTACCTGGACAAGCGCTTCGCCGCGATCTGA
- the prmB gene encoding 50S ribosomal protein L3 N(5)-glutamine methyltransferase codes for MITSRLRTLRDHIRWAVSRFHGEDLFFGHGTDNAWDEARQLVLGALHLPWEIADSYLDCNLEEEEISHVQRLLHRRIHERVPTAYLLKEAWFCGMSFIVDERVLIPRSPIGELIENRFEPWLAQPPARILDLCAGSGCIGIACAYEFPQAEVVLGDLSFEALEVANQNIERHGVDERVYTVQGDGFDGLPGQRFDLIVSNPPYVDAEDFADMPDEYQHEPELGLACGDDGLNLVRRMLAEAADHLTEKGLLIVEVGNSQVHVEALYPEVDFAWLDFQRGGHGVFMLTAEQCRTHQAVFAARV; via the coding sequence GTGATCACTTCCCGCCTGCGCACCTTGCGCGACCATATCCGTTGGGCTGTCAGCCGTTTCCATGGGGAAGACCTGTTTTTTGGCCACGGCACCGACAACGCCTGGGATGAAGCCCGGCAACTGGTACTCGGCGCCCTGCATCTGCCGTGGGAAATTGCCGACAGCTATCTGGACTGCAATCTGGAAGAAGAGGAAATCTCCCACGTGCAGCGCTTGTTGCATCGCCGTATCCATGAACGGGTGCCCACCGCTTATTTGCTCAAGGAGGCCTGGTTCTGCGGCATGTCGTTTATCGTTGATGAGCGCGTGCTGATTCCGCGCTCACCGATCGGCGAGCTGATCGAAAACCGCTTCGAACCCTGGCTGGCTCAGCCGCCGGCACGTATTCTGGACTTGTGCGCCGGCTCCGGCTGCATCGGCATCGCCTGTGCCTACGAATTTCCGCAGGCTGAGGTGGTGCTGGGCGACCTGTCCTTCGAAGCCCTGGAAGTAGCCAACCAGAACATCGAGCGCCACGGCGTCGATGAGCGTGTATACACCGTACAGGGCGACGGCTTTGACGGGCTGCCGGGTCAGCGCTTCGATCTGATTGTGTCGAACCCGCCCTACGTGGATGCCGAAGATTTCGCCGATATGCCGGATGAATACCAGCATGAACCGGAATTGGGCCTGGCGTGTGGCGACGACGGTTTGAACCTGGTACGCCGGATGCTGGCCGAAGCGGCGGACCACCTGACCGAGAAGGGTTTGCTGATCGTGGAAGTGGGCAACAGCCAGGTACACGTCGAAGCGCTGTACCCGGAAGTGGATTTCGCCTGGCTGGACTTCCAGCGGGGGGGGCATGGGGTGTTCATGTTGACGGCGGAGCAGTGCCGGACGCATCAGGCCGTCTTCGCCGCTCGAGTTTAA
- a CDS encoding cysteine hydrolase family protein, with protein MSVPKTMFQLSGRGYAAANLAHATLVIIDAQKEYLSGPLALSGMDAAVGNIKQLVAAARSAGRPIVHVRHLGTVGGLFDPQGERGEFIPGLEPEGDETIIGKLLPSAFHGTGLEKHLQDLGSLDLIVCGFMSHSSVSTTVRAAKNLGFRCTLVEDACATRDLPCKGGVLSAEQVQQTEMAIMADNFATLALTKDLI; from the coding sequence ATGTCCGTTCCAAAGACGATGTTTCAACTCAGCGGTCGTGGTTACGCAGCTGCCAACCTGGCCCATGCGACCCTCGTGATCATCGACGCCCAGAAGGAATACCTCAGCGGCCCACTCGCCCTCTCTGGCATGGACGCAGCGGTCGGTAACATCAAGCAACTGGTGGCCGCTGCGCGCAGCGCCGGACGGCCGATCGTGCATGTGCGCCACCTGGGTACCGTCGGCGGCCTGTTCGATCCGCAAGGCGAGCGCGGCGAATTCATCCCCGGCCTGGAACCTGAAGGCGACGAAACCATTATCGGCAAGCTGCTGCCCAGCGCCTTTCACGGCACCGGCCTGGAAAAACACCTGCAGGACCTGGGTTCTCTGGACCTGATCGTTTGCGGATTCATGAGCCACTCCAGCGTCAGCACCACGGTACGCGCCGCCAAGAACCTCGGTTTTCGCTGCACCCTGGTGGAAGATGCCTGTGCCACACGCGACTTGCCCTGCAAAGGTGGCGTGCTCAGTGCCGAGCAGGTGCAGCAAACCGAAATGGCCATCATGGCCGACAACTTCGCGACCCTGGCGTTGACCAAAGATCTGATCTGA
- a CDS encoding LysE family translocator encodes MTIETWLLFSGAALVVILIPGPLSLLMISNSLNYGLRRSYPAFLGGVFASICLLSASALGLGALLLASEQLFSALKIVGALYLFYLAWQSWQQSRLPAQGAHVPQTPAVPRFRALFGRAFVLGASNPKDILFFAAFLPQFLNSQQPFLPQLLTMIATWTVLDLLCKLAYGSGAHGAARYLRSGSGQSWFNRLSAALFGGAGIASLIKAPLA; translated from the coding sequence ATGACAATCGAAACCTGGCTGCTGTTCAGCGGCGCTGCGCTGGTGGTGATCCTGATCCCCGGCCCGTTGTCCCTGTTGATGATCAGCAACAGCCTCAACTACGGCCTGCGCCGCTCGTACCCGGCGTTCCTGGGCGGCGTGTTTGCTTCGATCTGCCTGCTGAGCGCCTCGGCCCTGGGTCTGGGCGCGCTGCTGCTGGCGTCCGAACAACTGTTCAGTGCACTGAAGATCGTGGGTGCGCTGTACCTGTTCTATCTTGCCTGGCAGAGCTGGCAGCAATCGCGCCTGCCGGCCCAGGGTGCACACGTGCCGCAGACGCCCGCCGTGCCGCGTTTTCGCGCCTTGTTTGGACGGGCCTTTGTGCTGGGTGCGAGCAACCCCAAGGACATCCTGTTTTTCGCCGCCTTCCTGCCGCAATTTCTCAACAGCCAGCAACCGTTCCTGCCGCAATTGCTGACTATGATCGCCACGTGGACGGTGCTCGACCTGCTGTGCAAGCTGGCCTACGGCTCGGGTGCCCATGGCGCCGCACGGTATCTGCGCAGCGGTTCGGGCCAGAGCTGGTTCAACCGCCTCAGCGCCGCGCTGTTCGGCGGCGCCGGGATTGCGTCCTTGATCAAAGCTCCCCTGGCCTGA
- a CDS encoding LysR family transcriptional regulator, whose product MKNSIQHIQAFLAVARTGSFTKAANELHLSPSALTVQVQQLEDWLGVALLDRSPRHVSITAAGQAARGPMEKLLLDLDNIVTGSRDLAALRRGVVSIAALPSVCAGSLPPVLRLFRERFAGIEVRLHDLVAHRIHAQVRSGEVDFGIGVRARLSHGLDFVPVLNDRLCAFVPLNHGLTRYRSLTLEQLADQPIILTGRDSSVREQVDALFDQTRLTLNAGMEANYMSTVLALVRQGLGISVLPESAADSLEGLQRITIDHPGVNREIGLITRSGIALSPAAQRCFDLLNNELSDSPLS is encoded by the coding sequence ATGAAAAACAGCATCCAGCATATCCAGGCCTTCCTTGCCGTTGCGCGTACCGGCAGTTTCACCAAGGCCGCCAATGAGCTGCACCTGTCTCCCTCAGCTCTCACCGTGCAAGTGCAACAGCTGGAGGACTGGCTGGGTGTCGCCCTGCTCGACCGCAGCCCGCGCCATGTGAGCATCACCGCCGCCGGCCAGGCGGCGCGTGGCCCCATGGAAAAACTGCTGCTGGACCTGGACAACATTGTCACCGGCTCGCGCGACCTCGCCGCCCTGCGCCGGGGCGTGGTCAGTATCGCCGCCCTGCCCTCGGTGTGCGCCGGCAGCCTGCCGCCGGTGTTGCGCCTGTTTCGCGAGCGATTCGCCGGCATTGAAGTACGCCTGCATGACCTGGTGGCCCATCGCATTCATGCCCAGGTGCGTTCCGGCGAGGTGGATTTCGGCATCGGCGTGCGTGCACGCCTCAGTCACGGCCTGGACTTCGTACCGGTGTTGAATGATCGACTGTGCGCGTTTGTGCCATTGAACCATGGGCTGACGCGCTATCGGTCACTGACCTTGGAGCAACTGGCAGACCAACCGATCATCCTGACTGGACGCGACAGCAGCGTGCGCGAGCAAGTGGACGCGCTGTTCGACCAGACACGGCTGACGCTGAACGCGGGCATGGAGGCCAACTACATGTCCACGGTATTGGCGTTGGTGCGCCAGGGCTTAGGGATCAGTGTGCTGCCGGAGTCGGCGGCGGACAGCCTGGAGGGGTTGCAGCGGATCACGATCGATCATCCCGGCGTGAACCGGGAGATCGGGTTGATCACTCGCAGTGGGATAGCGTTAAGCCCGGCAGCACAGCGCTGCTTTGACCTGCTAAATAACGAGTTATCTGACTCACCATTGAGCTAA
- a CDS encoding CitMHS family transporter yields MLATLGVITILCLLAAVMSKRLSPLVALIALPIIAALIGGFGLQTSGFIITGIKNVAPVVGMFVFAILFFGIMTDAGMLDPIIDRILRTVGTRPTRIVVGTATLALLVHLDGSGAVTFLVTVPAMLPLYTRLGIDKRILACVCAMAAGVNFLPWTGPVLRSSAALHVPVADLFQPLIPVQIVGLIFVFACAWWLGRREEKRLGLGAGSNVDAVPQRVLSDDDIRLRRPRLFWVNLLLTVLVMVVMIAGWVDPVVMFMLGTVVALCVNYPNVDAQRARIDAHAKTALTMASILLAAGVFTGIMQGTGMLKAIAEVAVAQIPAGHGKLIPAVVGFISMPLSMLFDPDSYYFGVMPVIAEVGKALGVDPLQVAQASLLGVHTTGFPVSPLTPATFLLVGLCKIELADHQRFTIPFLFAASVLMTLTALLLGVI; encoded by the coding sequence ATGCTCGCAACCCTGGGTGTCATCACCATCCTCTGCCTGCTTGCCGCCGTCATGAGCAAGCGCCTCTCGCCCCTGGTGGCTCTGATTGCCTTGCCGATCATCGCCGCGCTGATCGGTGGCTTCGGCCTGCAAACCAGCGGGTTCATCATCACCGGTATCAAGAACGTCGCCCCGGTGGTGGGCATGTTTGTGTTCGCGATCCTGTTCTTCGGGATCATGACCGACGCCGGCATGCTCGACCCGATCATCGATCGCATCCTGCGCACGGTGGGCACGCGTCCTACACGGATTGTCGTCGGCACCGCGACCCTGGCGCTGCTGGTGCACCTGGACGGCTCCGGCGCGGTGACCTTTCTGGTGACGGTGCCGGCTATGTTGCCGTTGTACACCCGGCTGGGCATCGACAAGCGCATCCTGGCCTGTGTCTGTGCGATGGCCGCCGGGGTCAACTTCCTGCCGTGGACCGGCCCGGTGCTGCGCTCGTCCGCGGCGTTGCATGTGCCGGTGGCGGACCTGTTCCAGCCGCTGATCCCGGTGCAGATCGTCGGGCTGATCTTTGTGTTCGCCTGCGCCTGGTGGCTTGGCCGTCGGGAAGAGAAGCGCCTGGGCCTGGGCGCCGGTTCCAACGTGGACGCGGTGCCGCAACGGGTGCTCAGTGATGACGACATCAGGTTGCGCCGTCCGCGGCTGTTCTGGGTCAACCTGCTGCTCACCGTGCTGGTGATGGTGGTGATGATCGCCGGCTGGGTCGACCCGGTGGTGATGTTCATGCTCGGCACCGTGGTGGCGCTGTGCGTCAACTACCCCAACGTCGACGCCCAGCGCGCGCGTATCGACGCCCATGCCAAAACCGCCCTGACCATGGCCAGTATCCTGCTCGCCGCGGGCGTGTTCACCGGCATCATGCAAGGCACCGGCATGCTCAAGGCGATTGCCGAAGTGGCGGTGGCGCAGATTCCGGCCGGCCATGGCAAGTTGATTCCAGCGGTGGTGGGTTTTATTTCCATGCCGCTGAGCATGTTGTTCGATCCCGATTCCTACTATTTCGGCGTGATGCCGGTGATCGCCGAAGTCGGCAAGGCGCTGGGCGTCGACCCGTTGCAAGTGGCCCAGGCCTCGTTGCTGGGCGTGCACACCACCGGTTTCCCGGTCAGCCCGCTGACCCCCGCGACCTTCCTGCTGGTGGGCCTGTGCAAGATTGAACTGGCCGATCACCAGCGCTTCACCATTCCTTTTCTGTTTGCCGCGTCGGTGTTGATGACCCTGACCGCGCTGCTCCTGGGCGTTATATAA
- a CDS encoding AtuA-related protein, with product MKLHTLAHSRTGDKGDTSNVSIIAYRAEDYPLLCEQLTAERVAECFADLLEPGAAPVRRYELPNVQALNFVLPGILRGGVTRSLALDAHGKCLGSALLDLDLPTPN from the coding sequence ATGAAACTGCACACGCTGGCCCATTCCCGCACCGGGGACAAGGGCGACACGTCGAACGTCTCGATCATTGCCTATCGCGCCGAAGACTATCCATTGCTGTGCGAACAGCTTACGGCGGAGCGGGTGGCCGAGTGCTTTGCCGATTTGCTGGAACCCGGCGCTGCGCCGGTCCGGCGTTATGAGTTGCCCAATGTGCAGGCGCTGAATTTTGTGTTGCCGGGCATCTTGCGTGGTGGCGTGACCCGCTCGCTGGCGCTGGATGCCCATGGCAAGTGCCTGGGTTCGGCACTGCTGGACCTGGATTTGCCGACACCGAACTGA
- a CDS encoding acyclic terpene utilization AtuA family protein → MKTLRIGAGAGYSGDRIEPAVELAERGDLDYLVFECLAERTIALAQQARISDPAGGYDPLLSERMHRVLPFVGRQPGRRRLRVITNMGAANPVAAAVEVRRIAGELGVNLKVVAVLGDDVLSALRPEQRLDNGQTLGALGDRLISANAYLGVEGITEALRADADVVITGRVADPSLFLAPQMFEFDWAADDWQRLGRGTLVGHLLECAGQVSGGYFADPGLKDVDDLARLGFPLAEVDADGHALITKVAGSGGQVSRATCSEQLIYEVHDPQAYLTPDVTADFSQVGFAEEGVDRVRVQGADGRARPEQLKVSVGYLDGWIGEGQMSYGGPGAVARAQLARDVVLKRLELIGVTMQDVRAELIGMDALHGPRSDVEPWEVRLRVAARCEDRGDAVRVGNEVETLYTNGPAGGGGASKSVRQVVAVASLLLSRDQVKPRIEG, encoded by the coding sequence ATGAAAACCTTGCGCATCGGCGCCGGCGCCGGCTACTCCGGTGACCGTATCGAACCCGCCGTGGAACTGGCCGAACGGGGCGACCTGGATTACCTGGTATTCGAATGCCTGGCCGAACGCACGATTGCCCTGGCGCAACAGGCGCGTATCAGTGATCCGGCAGGCGGCTACGACCCCTTGTTGAGCGAGCGCATGCACCGTGTGCTGCCCTTTGTCGGGCGGCAACCGGGTCGCCGCCGTCTGCGCGTGATCACCAATATGGGCGCGGCCAACCCGGTGGCGGCCGCCGTTGAAGTGCGGCGCATTGCCGGTGAGCTGGGCGTGAACCTCAAAGTGGTGGCCGTGCTGGGCGACGACGTGCTATCGGCGTTGCGGCCGGAGCAGAGGCTGGACAACGGCCAGACCCTGGGCGCACTGGGTGACCGGCTGATTTCGGCGAATGCCTACCTGGGCGTGGAGGGCATTACCGAGGCCCTGCGCGCCGACGCCGATGTAGTGATTACGGGGCGCGTGGCCGATCCATCATTGTTTCTCGCGCCGCAGATGTTTGAGTTCGACTGGGCTGCCGACGATTGGCAGCGCCTGGGCAGGGGCACGCTGGTCGGGCATTTGCTTGAATGTGCGGGGCAGGTCAGCGGTGGTTATTTCGCCGACCCAGGCTTAAAGGATGTGGATGACCTGGCGCGCCTGGGCTTTCCGTTGGCCGAGGTCGACGCCGATGGCCACGCGTTGATCACCAAGGTGGCGGGCTCCGGGGGGCAGGTCAGCCGCGCCACCTGCAGCGAACAACTGATCTACGAAGTGCATGACCCGCAAGCGTATTTGACCCCGGATGTCACGGCCGATTTTTCACAGGTGGGCTTTGCCGAGGAGGGCGTTGATCGGGTGCGTGTTCAGGGAGCCGACGGCCGTGCCCGGCCTGAACAGCTGAAGGTCAGCGTCGGTTATCTGGATGGCTGGATTGGTGAAGGGCAGATGTCCTACGGCGGTCCGGGCGCTGTCGCGCGGGCGCAGTTGGCACGGGATGTAGTGCTCAAGCGTCTGGAACTGATCGGCGTGACGATGCAGGACGTACGCGCGGAGTTGATCGGCATGGACGCTTTGCATGGGCCGCGCAGTGACGTCGAGCCCTGGGAAGTGCGCCTGCGCGTCGCTGCCCGTTGTGAGGATCGCGGCGACGCCGTGCGCGTCGGCAATGAAGTGGAAACCCTTTATACCAACGGCCCCGCCGGCGGCGGTGGCGCGAGCAAGAGCGTGCGCCAGGTGGTGGCGGTGGCATCGTTGCTGCTGTCCCGTGATCAAGTCAAACCGAGGATTGAAGGATGA
- the folE gene encoding GTP cyclohydrolase I FolE gives MSLEQNYTEILGQLGEDVSREGLLDTPKRAAKAMQYLCRGYEQTLEEVTNGALFSSDNSEMVLVKDIELYSLCEHHLLPFIGKAHVAYIPSGKVLGLSKVARIVDMYARRLQIQENLSRQIADAVLEVTGALGVAVVIEAKHMCMMMRGVEKQNSSMITSVMLGEFRDNAATRSEFLSLIK, from the coding sequence ATGTCCCTGGAACAGAATTACACCGAGATCCTCGGCCAACTCGGCGAGGACGTCTCCCGCGAGGGCCTGCTCGACACGCCAAAGCGTGCCGCCAAAGCAATGCAGTACCTCTGCCGCGGTTATGAACAGACGCTCGAAGAAGTCACCAATGGCGCCTTGTTCAGCTCCGACAACAGCGAAATGGTGCTGGTCAAGGACATCGAGTTGTACTCGCTGTGCGAGCACCACCTGCTGCCGTTTATCGGCAAGGCCCACGTGGCGTACATCCCGAGCGGCAAAGTGCTGGGTTTGTCGAAGGTTGCGCGGATCGTCGACATGTATGCGCGTCGCCTGCAGATCCAGGAAAACCTCAGCCGCCAGATCGCCGATGCGGTGCTGGAAGTGACCGGCGCCCTCGGCGTGGCGGTGGTGATCGAGGCCAAGCACATGTGCATGATGATGCGCGGTGTGGAAAAACAGAATTCGTCGATGATCACGTCGGTGATGCTCGGTGAGTTCCGCGACAACGCGGCCACCCGCAGCGAATTTCTCAGCCTGATCAAGTAA
- a CDS encoding Smr/MutS family protein translates to MQDDDFSLFKNELRGVKPIKHDRADTGKPKTDRAQIAKLRQAATVRTDATTVDGLSDQFVIDVGPEDELMWARDGVQESQMRKLKAGQIPFEGSLDLHGMTVEKARETLWAFLAEATRFEIRCVRVTHGKAVRLDGKRPMIKSHVNTWLRQHTQVLGFTSCQARHGGAGAVYVMLKRTMMEGRDE, encoded by the coding sequence ATGCAAGACGACGATTTTTCCCTGTTCAAGAACGAGCTGCGCGGCGTCAAGCCGATCAAGCACGACCGTGCCGACACCGGCAAACCCAAGACTGACCGGGCGCAAATCGCCAAGCTGCGCCAGGCCGCGACCGTGCGCACCGATGCCACCACCGTGGATGGTTTGTCGGATCAGTTCGTGATCGACGTCGGCCCCGAAGATGAGTTGATGTGGGCCCGCGACGGGGTGCAGGAAAGCCAGATGCGCAAGCTCAAGGCCGGCCAGATCCCGTTCGAGGGCAGCCTCGACCTGCACGGCATGACCGTGGAGAAGGCGCGGGAAACCCTGTGGGCCTTCCTCGCCGAAGCCACCAGGTTCGAAATCCGCTGCGTGCGGGTCACCCACGGCAAGGCCGTGCGGCTGGACGGCAAGCGGCCGATGATCAAGAGCCACGTCAACACCTGGCTGCGCCAACACACCCAAGTACTCGGCTTTACCTCCTGCCAGGCCCGCCACGGCGGGGCCGGCGCGGTGTATGTGATGCTCAAGCGCACCATGATGGAAGGCCGCGACGAGTAA